A single Paraburkholderia sp. FT54 DNA region contains:
- a CDS encoding GNAT family N-acetyltransferase has product MNLITPRAAEPIVAHDRLTQPAGRAPALVRELTTVDRERLLTHFLALDEDDRLLRFGQIVPDHVIENYVRAIDFTRDTVFGVFNSQLQLTGVGHLAYLPAEGDKRTAEFGVSVLESVRGQGIGSKLFERAAIRSRNTRVTTLYMHCLSRNSTMMHIAKKAGMKIEYAYGEADAYLTLPPADQSSIITEMLQEQAAVFDYALKRQARQASKLLESFMPSAVAA; this is encoded by the coding sequence ATGAACTTGATTACACCCCGCGCCGCTGAGCCGATCGTCGCGCACGATCGTTTGACGCAGCCAGCCGGTCGTGCGCCTGCTCTGGTCCGCGAACTCACCACTGTCGACCGCGAACGTCTGCTCACTCACTTCCTCGCGCTCGACGAAGACGACCGGCTCCTGCGCTTCGGCCAGATCGTGCCGGACCACGTCATCGAAAACTACGTCCGCGCGATCGACTTCACGCGTGACACCGTGTTCGGCGTCTTCAACAGTCAGTTGCAGCTTACGGGCGTCGGCCACCTGGCCTATTTGCCTGCCGAAGGCGACAAGCGCACAGCCGAGTTCGGCGTGTCCGTGCTGGAAAGCGTTCGCGGCCAGGGCATCGGCTCAAAGCTGTTCGAGCGCGCCGCCATTCGCAGCCGCAATACGCGCGTCACCACGTTGTACATGCACTGCCTGTCGCGCAACTCGACCATGATGCACATCGCGAAGAAGGCCGGCATGAAGATCGAATACGCGTACGGCGAGGCTGACGCTTACCTCACGCTGCCGCCGGCGGATCAATCGAGCATCATCACCGAAATGCTGCAAGAGCAGGCTGCCGTGTTCGACTACGCGCTCAAGCGGCAAGCGCGTCAGGCGTCCAAGCTGTTGGAGTCGTTCATGCCGTCGGCTGTCGCAGCCTAA
- a CDS encoding TetR/AcrR family transcriptional regulator: MARTRAPDHETQREQILELAAAKFAQTSYPSTSMADLAAASGTSKARLYHYYASKEAILFDLLDRYTKRLMLIIAEVEGASQRRGLSERETFAELIRAFLSEYETSHSRHVALLNDVKYLVDTQREVILNRQRDVVAAFARQLARAYPERATRDNQTALTMMVFGMINWTFTWLKPDGPMGYREFAEQVVGMVDHGLSSNPV; encoded by the coding sequence ATGGCCCGCACCCGAGCCCCCGACCACGAAACCCAACGCGAACAAATTCTCGAACTCGCTGCGGCAAAATTCGCCCAGACCAGCTATCCCAGCACCTCGATGGCCGATCTCGCCGCTGCGAGCGGCACCTCGAAAGCGCGGCTTTACCATTACTACGCGAGCAAGGAAGCAATCTTGTTCGATCTGCTGGACCGTTACACCAAACGGCTCATGCTGATCATCGCCGAGGTGGAAGGCGCGAGCCAGCGGCGCGGCTTGTCGGAGCGGGAAACCTTCGCCGAGTTGATCCGGGCGTTTCTGTCGGAGTATGAGACGTCGCACAGCCGCCACGTCGCGCTATTGAACGACGTGAAGTATCTGGTCGACACCCAGCGCGAAGTGATTCTGAACCGTCAGCGTGACGTGGTCGCCGCTTTTGCGCGGCAGTTGGCGCGCGCCTATCCCGAGCGCGCCACGCGCGACAACCAGACCGCGCTCACCATGATGGTATTCGGCATGATCAACTGGACATTCACCTGGCTGAAGCCGGACGGCCCGATGGGTTATCGTGAATTCGCCGAGCAGGTGGTCGGCATGGTGGACCACGGACTAAGCTCAAACCCGGTCTGA
- a CDS encoding DUF1835 domain-containing protein, whose translation MSTIHLTNGDVAAESLRTTLRDVGRDDRVHALRDDLAVGPLRGVDDAPDVRADFWDRVSADTRRDFLREFREQAATLENIARGEANLVVWHGESASDQLMLRRVCYHLRNCPQRLNEIRLSICDLTDPGAWAHSRKDRATSVGMFAPAVLQARLPDAAPISVLRISRLALEWQEVKHANGETRRWRDNTFTSGSFTELDALILERVTEDWQPAARVAAELMAAELGFLVSDSIVLWRFRELAASRRIKLRGDASAWRTLELCAAFAPCPH comes from the coding sequence ATGAGCACGATCCACCTCACCAACGGCGATGTCGCCGCCGAGTCACTCCGCACCACATTGCGGGACGTGGGCCGCGACGATCGCGTGCATGCGTTGCGCGATGATCTCGCGGTCGGCCCGCTCCGCGGCGTCGACGACGCGCCGGACGTGCGCGCGGACTTCTGGGATCGCGTGAGCGCGGACACCCGGCGCGATTTCCTGCGGGAATTCCGCGAGCAGGCCGCGACGCTTGAGAATATCGCGCGCGGCGAAGCAAATCTGGTGGTCTGGCACGGCGAAAGCGCATCGGATCAATTGATGCTGCGCCGTGTCTGCTATCACCTGCGCAACTGCCCTCAGCGTCTGAACGAAATCCGCCTGTCGATTTGCGATCTCACCGATCCGGGCGCATGGGCGCATAGCCGCAAAGACCGCGCGACCTCTGTCGGGATGTTCGCGCCGGCCGTACTGCAAGCCCGGTTGCCGGACGCCGCGCCGATTTCCGTGCTGCGCATCAGCCGGCTCGCGCTCGAATGGCAGGAAGTCAAACACGCGAACGGCGAAACGCGGCGCTGGCGCGACAATACGTTCACGAGCGGCAGCTTCACGGAACTGGACGCGCTGATTCTTGAGCGCGTCACTGAAGACTGGCAGCCCGCCGCGCGCGTTGCCGCCGAATTGATGGCCGCCGAACTCGGCTTCCTGGTCAGCGACAGCATTGTGCTGTGGCGCTTCCGCGAACTGGCCGCGAGCCGGCGCATCAAGCTGCGTGGCGACGCGAGCGCGTGGCGCACGCTGGAATTGTGCGCAGCCTTCGCCCCCTGTCCACACTAA
- the paaE gene encoding 1,2-phenylacetyl-CoA epoxidase subunit PaaE encodes MATPQFHPLRIREVRPETADSVSVAFEVPAELRDHYRFTQGQFVTLKTHIDGEETRRSYSICVGVTDYDRDGELRIGIKRVRGGRFSNFAFDTLQPGHTIEVMTPDGRFFTHLNADQGQQYLAFSGGSGITPVLAIIKTTLEVEPRSTFTLVYGNRSVDQIMFAEELEDLKNRFMNRFVLYHVLSDDLQDVELFNGVLDQAKCAAFIENLLPAEAIDEAFICGPGPMMDAAEAALKAAGVPAEKVHVERFGSPLPQAGVPPVEITEDTPAADLEIVLDGKRRKLRLPYQGVSVLDVGLRAGLALPYACKGGVCCTCRAKVLEGEVKMEKNYTLEEHEIRDGFVLTCQCHPISDRVVVSYDER; translated from the coding sequence ATGGCCACCCCGCAATTTCACCCGCTGCGTATCCGCGAAGTGCGGCCCGAAACCGCCGATTCGGTTTCGGTCGCCTTCGAAGTCCCCGCCGAACTGCGCGACCACTATCGCTTCACGCAAGGCCAGTTCGTCACGCTGAAGACGCATATCGATGGTGAGGAAACGCGTCGTTCGTATTCGATCTGCGTCGGCGTCACCGATTACGATCGCGACGGCGAACTGCGCATCGGCATCAAACGCGTACGCGGCGGGCGCTTCTCGAACTTCGCCTTCGACACGCTGCAGCCCGGCCACACGATCGAGGTCATGACGCCGGACGGGCGCTTCTTCACCCACCTGAACGCCGATCAGGGCCAGCAATACCTGGCGTTCTCAGGCGGTTCGGGCATTACGCCGGTGCTGGCCATCATCAAGACGACGCTCGAAGTCGAACCGCGCAGCACCTTCACGCTCGTGTACGGCAACCGCAGCGTCGATCAGATCATGTTCGCGGAAGAGCTCGAGGATCTGAAGAACCGCTTCATGAATCGCTTCGTGCTCTATCACGTGCTGTCCGACGATCTGCAGGACGTTGAGCTGTTCAACGGCGTGCTCGATCAGGCAAAGTGCGCGGCCTTCATCGAGAATCTGCTACCGGCCGAGGCGATCGACGAGGCCTTCATTTGCGGCCCCGGTCCGATGATGGACGCCGCCGAAGCCGCACTGAAAGCCGCTGGCGTGCCAGCGGAAAAGGTGCACGTGGAGCGCTTCGGCTCGCCGCTGCCGCAGGCGGGCGTGCCGCCGGTCGAAATCACCGAAGACACACCGGCCGCCGACCTCGAAATCGTGCTCGACGGGAAACGCCGCAAGCTGCGCCTGCCGTATCAGGGCGTGAGCGTGCTCGACGTCGGCCTGCGAGCCGGCCTCGCGCTGCCTTACGCGTGCAAGGGCGGCGTCTGCTGCACTTGCCGCGCGAAGGTGCTGGAAGGCGAAGTGAAGATGGAAAAGAACTACACGCTCGAAGAGCACGAAATCCGCGACGGTTTCGTGCTGACGTGCCAATGCCATCCGATCAGCGACCGCGTGGTGGTGAGCTACGACGAACGTTGA
- the paaD gene encoding 1,2-phenylacetyl-CoA epoxidase subunit PaaD, with protein sequence MTTSTALRTTDMTDTTDAALERAWAVLETVPDPEIPVVSIRELGILRDVRRAADGTLEVVITPTYSGCPAMSQIAEDVAHALEVAELTPYRIATVLAPAWTTDWMTAEAREKLRAYGIAPPTGNCGSPAPVQEKVMRFVPRALPAPSCPRCGSAHTERLAQFGSTACKALYRCLDCREPFDYFKPY encoded by the coding sequence ATGACGACTTCGACTGCCCTTCGCACGACCGACATGACCGACACGACCGACGCCGCGCTCGAACGCGCATGGGCCGTTCTCGAAACGGTGCCCGATCCGGAGATTCCGGTGGTGTCGATTCGCGAGCTCGGTATTCTGCGCGACGTGCGGCGCGCCGCCGACGGCACGCTTGAAGTCGTGATCACGCCGACCTACTCCGGTTGCCCGGCCATGTCGCAGATTGCCGAGGACGTCGCGCATGCGCTCGAGGTGGCGGAACTCACGCCTTATCGGATCGCCACGGTGCTGGCACCGGCCTGGACCACTGACTGGATGACCGCCGAGGCACGCGAAAAGCTGCGCGCCTACGGTATCGCGCCGCCCACGGGCAATTGCGGCTCGCCCGCGCCCGTGCAGGAAAAAGTGATGCGCTTCGTGCCCCGCGCGCTGCCCGCGCCGTCGTGTCCGCGTTGCGGTTCGGCGCATACCGAGCGTCTCGCGCAATTCGGCTCGACCGCCTGCAAAGCCTTGTACCGCTGCCTCGACTGCCGCGAACCCTTCGACTACTTCAAACCATACTGA
- the paaC gene encoding 1,2-phenylacetyl-CoA epoxidase subunit PaaC has translation MDITPQHLQYVLRLADTALILGQRNTEWCGHGPILEEDIALSNMSLDLIGQARLLYTHAASLEQQLTGKNRTEDDYAYFRAEREFANYTLAELPHVGPLSATAKAEKDYAVTIVRNFLYSTLMAHLWTALTASADDQLAAIASKSIKETSYHVHHAREWLIRFGDGTEESHRRAQAALDYLVPYTREFFSTDAVEQTIAAAGIGPLTSDLEAAWLADVRATLDEATLTLPEPVKHITAGKHGEHSEHMGFVLAEMQSLARQHPGATW, from the coding sequence ATGGACATCACGCCTCAACATCTCCAATACGTGCTGCGCCTTGCGGATACCGCGCTGATCCTCGGTCAGCGTAATACCGAGTGGTGCGGCCACGGCCCGATCCTCGAAGAGGACATCGCGCTGTCGAACATGAGCCTTGACCTGATCGGCCAGGCGCGCCTGCTGTATACGCATGCCGCGTCGCTCGAGCAGCAGCTCACCGGCAAAAACCGCACGGAAGACGACTACGCGTACTTTCGCGCCGAGCGCGAGTTCGCCAACTACACGCTCGCCGAATTGCCGCATGTCGGCCCGCTGTCGGCCACGGCGAAAGCCGAGAAGGACTACGCGGTCACGATCGTGCGCAATTTCCTCTATTCGACGTTGATGGCGCATCTGTGGACAGCGCTCACGGCATCCGCCGACGATCAGTTGGCGGCGATCGCATCGAAGTCGATCAAGGAAACCAGCTATCACGTGCACCACGCACGCGAGTGGCTGATCCGTTTCGGCGACGGCACCGAAGAATCGCATCGCCGCGCGCAAGCCGCACTGGACTATCTGGTGCCGTACACGCGGGAGTTCTTCAGCACTGACGCCGTCGAGCAGACCATCGCGGCCGCCGGCATCGGCCCGTTGACATCGGACCTCGAAGCGGCATGGCTCGCCGACGTGCGCGCCACGCTCGACGAAGCTACCTTGACGCTGCCCGAACCTGTCAAGCACATCACGGCTGGCAAGCACGGCGAGCATTCCGAGCACATGGGTTTCGTGTTGGCCGAAATGCAGAGCCTCGCACGCCAGCATCCCGGCGCCACCTGGTAA
- the paaB gene encoding 1,2-phenylacetyl-CoA epoxidase subunit PaaB has translation MNKEWPIWEVFVRSKQGLDHKHCGSLHAADAPMALRMARDVYTRRQEGVSIWVVPSSAITASAPEDKAELFEPAGDKIYRHPTFYTLPDEVNHM, from the coding sequence ATGAACAAGGAATGGCCGATTTGGGAAGTCTTCGTGCGCAGCAAGCAGGGACTCGACCACAAACACTGCGGTAGCCTGCACGCCGCCGACGCGCCGATGGCGCTGCGCATGGCGCGCGACGTCTACACGCGCCGCCAGGAAGGCGTGAGCATCTGGGTGGTGCCGTCGTCGGCGATTACGGCGTCCGCGCCGGAAGACAAGGCGGAGCTGTTCGAACCGGCTGGCGACAAGATTTACCGCCACCCGACGTTCTACACGCTCCCCGACGAAGTCAACCACATGTAA
- the paaA gene encoding 1,2-phenylacetyl-CoA epoxidase subunit PaaA gives MYTQSLDIPGNVAPLDAGADSSEQTQFDAVMAADGKIEAQDWMPEAYRKTLVRQISQHAHSEIVGMLPEGNWITRAPSLKRKAILLAKVQDEAGHGLYLYSAAETLGVSRDQLIAALHSGKAKYSSIFNYPTPTWADVGVIGWLVDGAAIMNQIPLCRCTYGPYARAMIRICKEESFHQRQGFDALMSMMSGTEAQRELVQQAVNRWWWPVLMMFGPSDKDSIHSNQSSKWGIKRISNDDLRQKFVDATVDQAKVLGVTLPDPDLKWNEARGHHDYGDIDWEEFWRVVNGDGPCNRERLATRVKAHDDGAWVREAALAHAEKQRQRAQQHAA, from the coding sequence ATGTACACGCAATCCCTGGATATTCCCGGCAATGTCGCCCCGCTGGATGCGGGCGCGGACTCGTCCGAGCAGACGCAATTCGACGCGGTCATGGCCGCCGACGGCAAGATCGAAGCTCAGGACTGGATGCCGGAGGCTTACCGTAAGACGCTGGTCCGGCAAATCTCGCAACACGCGCATTCGGAAATCGTCGGCATGCTGCCGGAGGGTAACTGGATCACGCGCGCGCCTAGCCTGAAGCGCAAGGCGATCCTGCTCGCCAAAGTGCAGGACGAAGCCGGCCACGGCCTTTATTTATATAGCGCGGCGGAAACGCTGGGCGTATCGCGCGATCAGCTGATCGCGGCGCTGCACTCGGGCAAAGCCAAATACTCGAGCATCTTTAATTACCCGACGCCCACATGGGCGGACGTCGGCGTGATCGGCTGGCTGGTGGACGGCGCGGCGATCATGAACCAGATTCCCCTGTGCCGTTGCACTTACGGCCCGTATGCACGCGCCATGATCCGCATCTGCAAGGAAGAGTCGTTCCACCAACGCCAGGGTTTCGACGCGCTCATGTCGATGATGTCCGGCACCGAAGCGCAGCGTGAACTGGTCCAGCAGGCCGTGAATCGCTGGTGGTGGCCGGTGCTGATGATGTTCGGCCCGAGCGATAAGGATTCGATCCACAGCAACCAGTCGTCGAAATGGGGCATCAAGCGCATCTCGAACGACGACCTGCGCCAGAAATTCGTCGACGCCACCGTCGACCAGGCCAAAGTGCTCGGCGTCACGCTTCCCGACCCGGACCTGAAGTGGAACGAAGCGCGCGGCCATCACGACTACGGCGACATCGACTGGGAAGAGTTCTGGCGCGTGGTGAATGGCGACGGCCCGTGCAATCGCGAGCGTCTCGCCACCCGCGTCAAAGCTCACGACGACGGCGCCTGGGTCCGCGAAGCCGCCCTCGCCCACGCCGAAAAACAGCGCCAGCGCGCACAACAGCACGCCGCCTAA
- a CDS encoding NAD(P)/FAD-dependent oxidoreductase: MLRLSEIKLPLDHPDSVLEAAVHARLAELGVAADGLVRYTVFRRAHDARKRADIKLTYIVDVEVRDEAAALKRLSDVPHCGVTPDMTYRFVAQAPAQMTALRPVVIGMGPCGLFAGLILAQMGFRPIILERGKAVRERTKDTFGLWRKSVLNPESNVQFGEGGAGTFSDGKLYSQIKDPKHYGRKVLDEFVRAGAPEDILFLSRPHIGTFRLVSMVEKMRATIHELGGEVRFETRVDDIEIDEGKVRGLKLSTGETLRCDHVVLAVGHSARDTFQMLNDRGVYIEAKPFSLGFRIEHPQGLIDRSRFGKFAGHKQLGAADYKVVHHCSNGRAVYSFCMCPGGTVVAATSEPGRVVTNGMSQYSRAERNANAGIVVGITPDDYPGGPLAGIAFQRKWEERAFELGGGNYMAPGQLVGDFIAGRPSTSLGSVVPSYKPGVHPTDLSTALPDYVIEAIREALPQMDKKIAGFAMHDAVLTGVETRTSSPIRVRRRDDYQSMNVEGLYPAGEGAGYAGGIYSAAIDGIEVAEALALKMAGAQAA, encoded by the coding sequence ATGTTACGTCTAAGCGAAATCAAACTTCCGCTCGATCATCCCGACAGTGTCCTCGAAGCCGCCGTGCATGCTCGCCTCGCGGAACTCGGCGTGGCCGCGGACGGGCTCGTCCGATACACCGTGTTTCGCCGCGCGCACGATGCGCGCAAGCGCGCCGACATCAAGCTCACCTACATCGTCGATGTCGAAGTCAGGGATGAAGCGGCGGCGCTCAAGCGGCTCTCCGATGTGCCGCACTGCGGCGTGACGCCTGACATGACGTACCGCTTCGTCGCCCAAGCGCCGGCGCAGATGACCGCGCTGCGCCCGGTCGTGATCGGCATGGGTCCGTGCGGCCTGTTCGCCGGGTTGATCCTGGCGCAAATGGGCTTCCGGCCGATCATCCTCGAGCGCGGCAAGGCCGTGCGCGAGCGCACCAAGGACACGTTCGGCCTGTGGCGCAAGTCAGTGCTCAATCCCGAGTCGAATGTGCAGTTCGGTGAAGGCGGCGCGGGCACCTTCTCGGACGGCAAGCTGTATAGCCAGATCAAGGATCCAAAGCACTACGGTCGCAAGGTGCTCGACGAATTCGTGCGGGCCGGCGCGCCGGAAGACATTCTGTTTCTTAGCCGGCCGCATATCGGCACGTTCCGGCTGGTAAGCATGGTCGAAAAAATGCGCGCGACCATCCACGAACTGGGTGGCGAGGTGCGTTTCGAAACCCGCGTCGACGATATCGAGATCGACGAGGGCAAGGTGCGCGGGTTAAAGCTGTCCACCGGGGAAACGCTGCGCTGCGATCATGTGGTGCTGGCGGTCGGTCACAGTGCGCGCGACACCTTCCAGATGCTGAACGACCGTGGCGTCTATATTGAGGCGAAGCCGTTTTCACTCGGGTTCCGGATTGAACATCCGCAGGGTTTGATCGATCGCAGCCGTTTCGGCAAGTTTGCCGGTCACAAGCAGCTTGGCGCCGCCGACTATAAGGTGGTGCATCACTGCAGCAACGGCCGCGCCGTCTACAGCTTTTGCATGTGCCCGGGCGGCACCGTGGTGGCGGCGACGTCCGAGCCGGGTCGCGTCGTGACCAACGGCATGAGTCAGTATTCGCGGGCGGAGCGGAACGCCAACGCGGGGATCGTCGTCGGTATTACGCCGGATGACTATCCGGGCGGCCCGCTCGCCGGCATTGCTTTTCAGCGCAAGTGGGAAGAGCGGGCTTTCGAGCTTGGCGGCGGCAACTATATGGCGCCGGGCCAGCTGGTCGGCGACTTTATCGCCGGCCGGCCGTCCACATCGCTAGGTTCGGTGGTGCCGTCGTACAAACCCGGCGTACATCCGACCGATCTCAGCACCGCGCTTCCCGACTACGTGATCGAGGCCATTCGCGAAGCCTTGCCGCAGATGGACAAGAAGATTGCCGGCTTTGCGATGCACGACGCGGTGCTGACCGGCGTCGAGACGAGAACGTCGTCGCCCATTCGCGTGCGTCGGCGGGACGACTATCAGAGCATGAATGTCGAAGGTCTGTATCCGGCTGGCGAAGGCGCTGGGTATGCCGGCGGCATCTACTCGGCGGCCATCGACGGGATCGAAGTCGCTGAAGCGCTCGCGTTGAAGATGGCCGGGGCGCAGGCGGCCTGA
- a CDS encoding SGNH/GDSL hydrolase family protein yields MTIRTLAAACGAALLAQFAVSPTVFAADAPVHWVTAWATALQPIPQRADLPPLYRAPEVAGRTVRQIVYPTLSGKSARVHLSNQYGKTPLVIEDLRIARSAGGAAVVSGGEARVTFGGKSAVSIPPGGELDSDPVAIDIAEAAPYAVSVFMGPEQRIMAWHRVSSQVNYVSAPGNHTADASAEAFRGRFTQYVWMSGLSVDAAPASAAVAAIGDSITDGMRSSLNQNRRWPDALARRFAASGNRSTAIVNLGISGNRLLSDSPCYGDALATRFERDVLARPGVKTAILLIGINDINFASMPPRGGLDCDFPHTSVTAADLIAGYQRLIAAARHAGVKVFGATLTPASLPPQRENIRRAVNQWIRTSHAFDGVVDFDAALRDPAQPDRLQRNFDSGDHIHPGDAGYSAMAEAVPMDAVVKSAHK; encoded by the coding sequence ATGACCATTCGCACCCTAGCTGCCGCATGCGGCGCAGCGCTGCTGGCCCAATTTGCCGTCTCCCCAACCGTTTTCGCCGCCGACGCCCCAGTGCATTGGGTCACTGCTTGGGCAACAGCGCTGCAACCCATCCCACAGCGGGCGGACTTGCCGCCGCTCTATCGCGCACCAGAAGTAGCCGGGCGGACCGTGCGCCAGATTGTCTATCCGACGTTGTCCGGAAAGTCGGCGCGGGTCCACCTTAGCAACCAGTACGGCAAAACGCCGCTGGTCATCGAAGATCTGCGCATCGCACGCTCGGCGGGCGGCGCGGCCGTGGTCAGTGGTGGTGAGGCGCGCGTGACGTTCGGCGGCAAGAGCGCGGTATCGATTCCGCCGGGCGGCGAACTGGACAGCGACCCGGTCGCCATTGATATTGCCGAAGCTGCTCCCTACGCGGTCAGCGTTTTTATGGGGCCGGAGCAGCGGATTATGGCTTGGCACCGCGTGTCGAGCCAGGTGAACTACGTTTCGGCGCCGGGTAATCACACGGCGGACGCCTCTGCGGAAGCGTTTCGCGGTCGGTTTACGCAATATGTGTGGATGAGCGGATTGTCGGTGGACGCGGCGCCTGCTTCTGCGGCCGTCGCCGCGATTGGCGATTCGATCACCGATGGCATGCGCTCCAGTCTGAACCAGAATCGCCGCTGGCCGGACGCGTTGGCCCGCCGGTTTGCCGCTAGCGGCAACCGGTCGACTGCGATCGTCAATCTGGGAATTAGCGGCAACCGCTTGCTGAGCGACTCCCCTTGCTACGGCGACGCGCTCGCGACGCGCTTCGAGCGCGACGTGCTCGCGCGGCCCGGCGTCAAGACGGCGATTCTGCTGATCGGCATCAACGACATCAACTTCGCGTCAATGCCGCCGCGTGGCGGTCTCGACTGCGACTTCCCGCACACCTCGGTGACGGCTGCCGACCTGATCGCCGGATACCAGCGGTTGATCGCCGCCGCTCGGCACGCCGGCGTGAAGGTCTTCGGCGCGACCTTGACGCCGGCGTCGCTTCCGCCGCAGCGAGAAAACATCCGGCGCGCCGTCAACCAGTGGATTCGGACCAGCCATGCTTTCGACGGCGTCGTGGACTTCGACGCTGCGCTGCGTGATCCGGCGCAGCCGGATCGCCTGCAGCGCAACTTTGACAGCGGCGACCACATCCATCCTGGCGACGCGGGCTACTCAGCAATGGCCGAGGCAGTTCCGATGGACGCGGTGGTGAAATCAGCCCACAAGTGA
- the tuf gene encoding elongation factor Tu: MAKGKFERTKPHVNVGTIGHVDHGKTTLTAAITTVLTQKFGGEAKAYDQIDAAPEEKARGITINTAHVEYETANRHYAHVDCPGHADYVKNMITGAAQMDGAILVCSAADGPMPQTREHILLARQVGVPYIIVFLNKCDMVDDAELLELVEMEVRELLSKYDFPGDDTPIIKGSAKLALEGDKGELGEVAIMNLADALDTYIPTPERAVDGAFLMPVEDVFSISGRGTVVTGRVERGVVKVGEEIEIVGIKPTVKTTCTGVEMFRKLLDQGQAGDNVGILLRGTKREDVERGQVLAKPGSINPHTHFTAEVYVLSKDEGGRHTPFFNNYRPQFYFRTTDVTGSIELPKDKEMVMPGDNVSITVKLINPIAMEEGLRFAIREGGRTVGAGVVAKILE; encoded by the coding sequence ATGGCCAAGGGTAAGTTTGAGCGGACCAAGCCGCACGTGAACGTCGGCACGATCGGTCACGTTGACCACGGCAAGACCACGCTGACGGCAGCGATCACGACGGTTCTGACGCAGAAGTTTGGCGGCGAAGCGAAGGCATACGACCAGATCGACGCGGCACCGGAAGAAAAGGCACGTGGTATCACGATCAACACGGCACACGTCGAGTACGAAACGGCTAACCGCCACTACGCGCACGTCGACTGCCCGGGCCACGCTGACTATGTGAAGAACATGATCACGGGTGCAGCGCAGATGGACGGCGCGATCCTGGTGTGCTCGGCCGCTGACGGCCCGATGCCGCAAACGCGTGAGCACATCCTGCTGGCGCGCCAGGTTGGCGTGCCGTACATCATCGTGTTCCTGAACAAGTGCGACATGGTGGACGACGCCGAGCTGCTGGAACTGGTCGAGATGGAAGTTCGCGAACTTCTGTCGAAGTACGACTTCCCGGGCGACGACACGCCGATCATCAAGGGTTCGGCCAAACTGGCGCTGGAAGGCGACAAGGGCGAGCTGGGCGAAGTGGCGATCATGAATCTGGCCGACGCGCTGGATACGTACATCCCGACGCCGGAGCGCGCAGTGGACGGCGCGTTCCTGATGCCGGTGGAAGACGTGTTCTCGATCTCGGGTCGCGGCACGGTGGTGACGGGTCGCGTTGAGCGCGGCGTCGTGAAGGTCGGCGAGGAAATCGAAATCGTTGGTATCAAGCCGACGGTGAAGACGACCTGCACGGGCGTGGAAATGTTCCGCAAGCTGCTCGATCAAGGTCAGGCAGGCGACAACGTGGGTATCCTGCTGCGCGGCACGAAGCGTGAAGACGTGGAGCGTGGCCAGGTGCTGGCGAAGCCGGGTTCGATCAACCCGCACACGCACTTCACGGCTGAAGTGTACGTGCTGAGCAAGGACGAAGGCGGCCGCCACACGCCGTTCTTCAACAACTACCGTCCGCAGTTCTACTTCCGTACGACGGACGTGACGGGCTCGATCGAGTTGCCGAAGGACAAGGAAATGGTCATGCCGGGCGACAACGTGTCGATCACGGTGAAGCTGATCAACCCGATCGCGATGGAAGAAGGTCTGCGTTTCGCCATCCGCGAAGGCGGCCGTACGGTCGGCGCAGGTGTGGTTGCCAAGATTCTCGAGTAA
- the secE gene encoding preprotein translocase subunit SecE, producing MANPSVETVNTSGDKLMLVAGVLLVLAGFVGFFWLSGQEWYVRGAALAVGAIAGVAVGLLSAPGKGFIAFAKDSYKEVRKVVWPTRKEATQTTLVVFGFVFVMAIFLWISDKSIEWAIFSVILGWK from the coding sequence ATGGCGAATCCTTCCGTCGAAACTGTAAATACATCCGGCGACAAGCTGATGCTCGTCGCGGGCGTATTGCTGGTCTTGGCCGGGTTCGTGGGGTTCTTCTGGCTTAGTGGCCAGGAATGGTACGTCCGCGGAGCTGCCTTGGCTGTTGGTGCGATCGCGGGTGTTGCAGTCGGTCTTCTCTCCGCGCCTGGCAAGGGTTTCATCGCTTTCGCCAAAGATTCGTACAAGGAAGTCCGCAAGGTTGTTTGGCCGACTCGCAAAGAGGCTACCCAGACAACGCTCGTAGTGTTCGGCTTCGTGTTCGTCATGGCGATCTTTCTGTGGATCAGTGATAAATCCATCGAATGGGCGATTTTCTCGGTGATTCTGGGTTGGAAATGA